In Actinoplanes lobatus, the DNA window GTCACCGGTGGCGAACAGCGACTCGGCGCGGTCCCGCATCCGCCGCAGCGCGGCCCGCGACTCGGTGAGATGGGTTCGCTCGGCGGCGAGTTCGGTGTCCAGATCGGTAGTGGGCACAGGTCGTCCTCAGAATGCGGATCGAGTCTGCTCGCGTATCCGGGAGGGCGGGTCGGCCGCCCCTCGGCGCGGGGACGCCCGCTGCGGTGCATGTTCACCACGGCCGTCAAGCGGCCCTCCACGCTACGCGATTCCCCACCGCTGTCCACCGAATAATGGGGGAATGGCGGACCAGGACAGTGCTGTGGTGGGTGGGCGGATCACCGACGCCCGGACGATGCGGGCGCTGGCCCACCCGGCGCGGATCGAGATCATCGAGCACCTGACCATGACCGGCGCCGCGGTGACCGCGACCGGGTGCGCCGAGCTGGTCGGGCTCTCCCCGAGCGCCACCAGCTACCACCTGCGTGAGCTGGCGAAGTACGGCCTGGTCGAGCAGGCGCCGAGCCGGGGCGACGGCCGGGAGCGGCTCTGGCGCAGCACCCGCCAGAGCCTGCTGGTCGGGAGCGACGTCGACCATCCGGATTCGCTGGCCGCCGAGCAGGCGCTGGTCGACGTCTACCAGGATCGAGATCGCTCCCGGCTCCGGGAGTGGATGCAGCGGCAGCCGGGCGAACCACGGGAGTGGCGGGAGGCCAGCCGTCAGCTATCTGGCGCTGGTCGCGGTGGGCCTGCTGGTGCGCACACGGCGACGGGGAGGTGCCGAGTCTCCCCGGGCGGGCAGGACGCCGCTCAGGTTGCGTGACGACCGGGTGCTGAGCGTGACGACGATCGCCGTGGTCGCCGTGGTGGCCGGGATCAGTGCCGTCAACGTCTTCGACGTGTTCTTCGTCCGGGAGACACTCGGCGCCTCCACCACGGTGTACGGGTTGGTCGCCGCCTCCTGGACGGTGGGCATGGTGCTCGGCAGCCCACTCGCCGGCCGCCTACCGGCCCGGTGGCTCACCGTCCGTACCGTGCTGGGTCTTCTCGCCGGCTCCTGCGCGGCCGTGCTGATCGGCGGGGCGACCGTGACGTCGGCCTGGTGGCTCGTCCCGTTCTGGATGGTGGGTGGCGTCTTCAACGGGGCGCTCAACGTCTCGACCAGCGTCCTCATCGCCGGGCGGGTGCCGCCGGAGATGCACGGGCGGGCCTTCTCCCGCTTCAGCGCGGCCGTGCAGACGGCCGGCATCTTCGGATTCTTCGTGGCCGGGCCGCTCGTCGGACATTTCGACCCACGCGTCCTGGTGGCCGGTGCGGGCGCGGCCGGGCTGGTGGCGGCGGTCGCCTGCCTGCCCCTGGTGCGATCTGAGCCACCCACCACCCCACCGACCACCATGCGGGACGAGATCGGGGATAACGTCGCAGCATGAGCGAGCTTGCGAGCGAATCATTGGGCTCAGTTTTGAACTCATGCCGACGCTGGAGCGAAGCGGAGGCGGCGGCATGAGCGACAGCGTCCGTCGGCCCAGGGTCGGGCACATCCAGTTCCTGAACTGCCTGCCCATCTACTGGGGGCTGATGCGCTCGGGCGCTCTGCTCGACGTCGACCTGCACAAGGACACCCCGGAGAAGCTCAGCGCCGACCTGGTCGCCGGTGACCTCGACATCGGGCCGATCACCCTGGTGGAGTACCTGCGCCATGCCGACGAGCTGCTCCTGCTGCCCGATCTGGCGGTCGGCAGCGACGGCCCGGTGCTCTCGGTCAACCTGGTGTCCACCCGGCCGCCGGCCGAGCTGGACGGGCGGCCGGTCGCGCTCGGCTCCACCTCCCGGACCGGCGTGATGCTCGCCCAGATGCTGCTCTCCGAGCGGTTCGGCGCCGAGCCGGAGTATTTCCGCTGCCCGCCCGACCTGTCGCAGATGCTCATGGAGGCGGACGCCGGCGTTCTGATCGGCGACCCGGCGCTCCGGGCGATGTACGAAGCACCCGCCAAGGACCTCCAGGTGATCGACCTGGCCGAGGCGTGGAAGGAGTGGACCGGCCTGCCGATGGTCTTCGCCGTCTGGGCGGTCCGGCGGGACTTCGCGGTCGCGCACCCCGGTCTGGTGAAGGACGTGCACGAGGCCTTCCAGCGGTCCCGTGACCTGTGCCTCGGTGAATTGGACGCGGTGGCCGAGTCGGCCGCCCGCTGGGAGCCGTTCGACGCCCCGACGCTCGCCAACTATTTCCGGGCGCTCGACTTCTCGCTGGGTGAGCGGCAGATCGCCGGCGTGCGCGAGTTCGCCCGGCGTGCAGCGGAACGGGGCGAAGTGCCCGGCCTGCCGGAGAACGGCCCGTTCTTCGCCGACGTTTGATCTCCAGGGTTCGCTCGCTTTAAGATCCTCGAACTTTTCCGTGGCCGGCTCTCTGGCCGGCCGCACCAGTTCGAAATCGGTGATCATGCGACTGCGCGCCCTGTTCAGCCGTCTTGCCCTGACCACTGCGGCATCCGGGCTGGCCGTCACCGGCCTGTCCTTGCCGGCTCAGGCCGCGGAAGAGGTCGAGGTGCCCTATGTCGGCATCTTCAGCCCGGAAACGGTGACCGTGATCAACGGTCAGTCGAAGACGGTCAAATTCGACCTTTACAACCTCAGCGAGGTCGCCGCCAAGAACGTGGTTCTCACGTTCGGTAGCGCCGCCAAGCCGATCAGCGCCGACCTGGGATTCACCGCGCCCACCGGTTGCGACGCCACCGCCTGCACGATCGGTGACCTGGCGCCGGGTCAGCGGCGCAGCGTCAAGTTCACGCTCAAGCCGGCCGCCGCGGCGGGTGCCGCCGACCCGGCCAAGACCATCGCGCTCAGCACGACGGTCGGCGAGCAGCCCAGCGACGAGATGTCGATCACCGTGGTCCGCACCGACAAGGGTGGCGTCGACCTCGAGGTCGAGGACATCGCCGACCTGAAACTGGCCCACGGCAAGAGCGCCGACGTGCCGGTCCTGGTCCGCAACACCGGCAACAAGGACGTCGCGGCCCTCGGTCTGGTGGTGATGGCCCCGTACGGGGTGACGCCGGTGCTGAACTACCGCAACTGCGAGCAGGACACCGAGATCGGTGGCTTCGTCTGTGTCTTCAACGAGCCGCTGGCCGGCGGGGGCGCCTTCACCCTGCCGAAGAACACGCCGTTGCGGGTCAAGGTGCCGTCGGACGCCGCCGGGCCGTTCGAGTACCCGGTCTACGTCGCCGCGATCGGCCTCACCGAGAAGTACGTCTTCGACTTCACGAAGCGCACCGCCGGCGCCGCCGGCAAGGAGCTGTCGATGGAGGCCGTCTCGTCGGTCTCCGCCGAGGAGCCGGAGGTCGCCGAGGACCTCAACGAGGACGACAACTACACGTTCTTCTCGGTGACCGTGCCGAAGTCGACGGCGGAGACCGCGGCCGTCGGCGGCTCCTTCACCGGTGAGATCGGCGAGGAGCGCACCGCCGAGGTGGGCCTGCGCAACCTGGGCCCCTCCGGAACCATCCCGCCGAGCATCACCTCGCTCCAGTACGCGCACATCAAGCTGCCGACCGGCATCGAGCTCATGAAGATCGACGAGCGCTGCCTGCCGGGCACCTCGCTCACCGAGATCGACGACTCCGTGACCGACCTGGCCCAGGTCACCGACCTGGTCTGCCTGGTCGTGGAGAGCGTCCCGAACAAGGGCCGCTACCTGTTCAGCCTCTCCGCCGAGATCCTCGACGTGGCCGAGCACAAGGCCGGCTCGGTCAGCATCAACGGCGGCGTGCAGGACAAGAAGAAGGACAACAACAAGGCCGCCCTCACCGTCAAGCTGACCTCGGGCGGCACCGGCGGCGGCCTCCCGATCACCGGCGCCCCGGCCGGTCTGATCGCCGGCGGCGGCGCGGTCCTGCTGGGCGCGGGCTTCATCGCCTTCCGGGCGGCTCGGCGCCGCCGCATCATCACGGTCGCCGAGTAGTCACTCTCTCCGGGCCGGGCACGCTTTCCGCGTGCCCGGCCTTCACCATTTCCGGGTACGCCCGACGCGCGCTGTCCGTGGCGCTGCTACGAGTCGAGGAGAGCGTCGAGGGCGGCCACGTCGGCGGCGGTGAGGTCCCACGTGCCGGCGGCGGCGTTGGCCTGGACCTGTTCCGGGGTGGTGGCGCCGGCGATCACGCTGGCCACCGCCGGCCGGGCGAGCAGGCCGGCGACAGCCACCTCGAGCAGGGTGCGACCGCGCTCGGCCCCGAAGGCGGTCAGCGCCTCGATGGTGTCCCAGTCGGCGTCGGCCAGCCACGGGCGGTAGCGCTCCTGCGACATCCTGGTCCCGGCGGGAGCCTGCTCACCGCGCCGGTACTTGCCGGACAGCAGGCCGGACTCGATCGGGAAGAAGGGCAGCAGCCCGAGCCCGAACTGCTCGCAGGCCGGCACCACCTCGGCCTCGACGCCGCGGTTCAACAGGCTGTACCTGTTCTGCGCGCTGACGAACCGGGTCAGGCTCCCGGTCCGCGCGGTCCAGTCGGCGTCGGCGATCTGCCATCCGGAGAAGTTCGAGTTGCCCAGGTAGCGGACCTTGCCGGAACGGACCAGGTCGTCGAGGGCGGCCAGGGTCTCGTCGATCGGGGTGGCCGGATCCGGTTCGTGCATCTGGTAGAGGTCGATGTGATCGGTCTCCAGCCGCCGGAGTGAGGCCTCGACGGCACGAACGACGTACCGTCGCGAGCCCCGCGCCCCGAAGTCCCTCCCGTTGAGCCCTTCCATGTTCATGCCGAACTTGGTGGCCAGCACGACCTCGTCCCGGCGGCCCTTGAGCGCGGCCCCGAGGAACGCCTCCGACATGCCGTGCGGGGTGCCGTAGATGTCCGCGGTGTCGAAGAGGGTGATCCCCGCGTCGATTGCGGCGTCGACCACCTCACGGGTGCCGTCAGCGTCCAGCTTGCGGCCGAAGTTGTTGCAGCCGATCCCGATCGCGGACACGACCAGGCCCGAGTCACCCAGCCGGCGATAGGTCATCTCACTCATGATGCGGTGCTCCGATATCGGTAGTTGTGCATTGAGCACGGGTGGTGACGGATATCCGGCTTGAGGTCACCCTGTGGGGAGGCGGAACCGGGCGAAGCCCGGTAGCGTGACAAGCCGCCGCGTCCATCGTGGACTCGCCCACGATCGGTTCACGATGGGCGCGGCCCCGCGGGCGGACTCGCTCATTCCTCCCCCTCCGCCGCGCCCAGGTCGCGATAGACCGGCCGGAGGACGTCGACCAGCGGCACATGCCGGACCCGGATCGGTGGCGGGTCGAGCGCCCGCAGCAGCAGCTCCGGTGGCAGCCCACCCCGGGGTGGGCGTTCCCGCAGCCGGCCCAGGCTGATGGCGGGGGAGTAGAAGTCGGCCAGCCGGGCGTCCAGCGGCTCCTCCTCGACCGCCAGCGGGTCGACGGTCTCCTCCGGCTCGGGAGTGCCGCGCAGCGCGTCGAGCAACTCGTCGCGGCCGCGGCCCCGCCAGCCCAGCACCAGGAACGGGTCGTCGTCGAACGCCTCGGCCAGCACGTACAGCACCGCCGAGCCGTGTTTGCAGGGAACACCCCAGTCCGGGCAGGAACAGCCGATGTCCAGCCGATCCGGGAACAGTGGCAGACCCAGCTCGGTGAAGAGGTCGACGATCTCGTGCGGCATCTCGCCGGCCAGCAACGCGGCACGGTACAGCGCCCGGGTCGCGAGCGCGTCGACCACGTCGGCCCACCGTGCCTCGTCGAACGCGGTGATCCGGATCGACACCTCGTACGGCCGGGGGCGCGACCCCTGCACCCGGGCGAGCACCCGCCCCGGCTCGAGGGCGAAGTCCATCACCTGGCCCTTGCGCGCATAGGCCCGGCCGCGCGCCAGCCGCCCCGCGTCGCAGACACCCTCCAGCACGTCCACGAACTTGCGCGACCACCACTGTTCGCCGATCTTGCCCCGTTTCGACCGCACGCTCAGGCCGCCGTCCACCTCGATCGGGCGGGCCGCCTCGTAGAACTGACCGGACCTGTCGAAGGGCATGTCAGCGCACCGCCGCCGGGTCGAGCGAGAACAGCTCCCGCAGCTGGTCGGTGCTGAGGTCGGTGATCCACTCCTCGCCGGTGCCGACGACCGAGGAGGCCAGGGCCTTCTTCCGCTCGATCATCGCGTCGATCTTCTCCTCCAGGGTGCCGGTGCAGATGAACTTACGGACCTGAACGTCGCGTGACTGCCCGATCCGGAACGCCCGGTCGGTGGCCTGGTCCTCGACCGCCGGATTCCACCACCGGTCGAAGTGGACGACGTGGTTGGCGGCGGTCAGGTTGAGGCCGGTGCCGGCGGCCTTGAGCGAGAGCAGGAACAGCATCGGCTCGCCGGAGGTCTGGAACCTTTCGACCAGCTCGTCGCGCCGCGCCTTGCTCAGGCCGCCGTGCAGCCAGAGCACCGGCCGGTCGGTGTGGGCCGTCAGGTACGGCTGGAGCAGCGTGCCCCACTCCGCGTACTGGGTGAAGATCAGGGCCTTGTCGCCGTCCTCGATGATCTCGTCCGCCAGCTCCTCGAGCCGGGCCAGCTTTCCGGAGCGGCCGGGCAGCCGGGAGCCGTCCTTGAGCAGGTGGGCGGGGTGGTTGCAGACCTGCTTGAGCTTCATCATGGCGGCCAGCACGTTGCCCCGCCGCTGGATGCCCTCGCTGCTCTCGATCTCGGCCATCATGTCCTCGACGACCGCCTGGTAGAGGGTGGCCTGCTCGGGGGTGAGCGAGCACCACACCTTCATCTCGTTCTTCTCCGGCAGGTCCGAGATGATGGTCTTGTCGGTTTTGAGGCGCCGGAGCACGAACGGACCGGTGGCCCGTTTCAGGGCGGCGGTCGCGTCCTCGTCCTGCCGGCTCTCGATCGGCTCCTGGAATCGGCGGCGGAACCGTTTCGCCGGCCCGAGCAGCCCCGGATTGCAGAAATCCATGATCGACCACAGCTCCGCCAGATGGTTCTCCACCGGGGTGCCGGTGAGCGCCAGCCGGGTGCGGGCCGGAATCGCGCGGACCGCCTGCGACTGCCTGGTCCCGCTGTTCTTGATCGCCTGCGCCTCGTCGCAGACCACCCGGCTCCACGTCACACCGCGCAGCGTCTCCAGGTCGCGAAGTGCCGTGCCATACGTCGTGATGACCAGGTCGGCCCCGGCGACCGCCTCGTCGAACTCGGTCCCGCGCATCCGGGTGGCGCCGTGATGCACGTGGACCCGCAGGCCCGGCGCGAACCGGCCGGCCTCCTTGTGCCAGTTGCTGACCAGCGACATCGGGCAGATCAGCAGGCTTCGTGAGCCCTCGTCGGTGAGCAGCAGCGACAGGGTCTGTGCGGTCTTGCCCAGACCCATGTCGTCGGCCAGGATGCCGCCGAGGCCCAGCCGGCCGAGGAAGTGCAGCCAGGACAGGCCCCGCTCCTGGTAGGGCCGGAGCGCCCCCTGGAACCCGGCCGGTGTCGGCAGCGGGCTGAGCCGCTCGGCCGCCTGACCGGAGAGCAGGTCACCGAGGTCGCCGTCGGCGTCGACCTCGACCAACGGCAGGTCCTCGTCGCCGCCGTCGACCACCTGCTGCAACAGCTCGCCCGCGGTGAGCTGGCCCTCCCGCCGCTCCCCGACCGCCTTGAGCGCGGCCTTGAGCTGACGGGCGTCCAGCTCCACCCACTGGCCGCGGACCCGGACCAGCGGCACCTTGAGCCGGGCCAGCTCGGCCAGCTCCTCGGCGGTCACCGCCCCGTCGCCGATGACCAGATCGAGCCGGAAGTCGACCAGCTCGGAGAGCCCGAAACCGGAATCCGCCACGGCCCGCGACGAGGCTCCGGACCTGGAGCGGGTGCGCGTGGTGAGTTTCAGCCCGACCGCCTTCCGGCCGGCCCACGACGGGAGCTGCACACCGAACCCGGCCGCCTGCAACAGCGGCGCGGCCTGGCGCAGGAAGTCGTAGGCCTCGCCGGTGGTCAGCGGCATGGCGGACGGTCGCTGCTCGAGCAGTGCCACGTGCAGCAGGGGAAACAGCCGGACGGCCCGGCCCAGCCCGGCGAGCAGGGTTTCGTCGGGCCGCCGCGGCAGCCCGGGGAACCGGTCGCCCTCCCAGAGATCCTCGGCGGGCAGGTAGAGACCCGGGTCCTCGGCCGACTGCAACGCGAACTCCAGGAACCACCCGTCCTCACCGGGCGGCGCCTCCGGAGACGGCTCGAAGAGGCGGAAGCTGACCCGGATCGGGCCGTGGGCCTCGTTGGCCGCGCGCATCCAGTCGTCGAGCGCGCGGCGCAGGTCGCGCACGTCGGCGTCGGCGGCACCGGGCAGCGCCGGATCGGCGCCGGTGAGGGCGGCCAGCCAGCGGTCCGGCAGGGCGGATTTCGGCCCCGGCCGCTGGCCGACCATGAACCGCTCCGGCAGGGTGGCGCGGGCCGCCCCGTCCAGCAGCGACTCCAGGGCGTCCCGCACCGTCCGCCCGACGGCCTGGCCGTCCCCCGCGGCCCGCACCACCGGCGGCATGCCGGCCGCGAAGTCGCGGAAGGTGGCCGTGTCGGACCCGGTCAGCACCGGCCGCCAGCGCGCCGTGGGCATCCCGGCCTCGACCGCCAGCTGCGGCAGCATCCGCCCGCGCCCGGCCAGGTCACAGGCGTAACCGGCGAGCAGGGTGAGATAGCGCAGCGACGGCCCGGCGAGCCAGGGACCGTCCGGATCGGGGTCGGCGAGCTCACCGAGGACCGCCATGGCCGCGTCACCGGGCACCGACAGCGCCGGAACCGTCCACGGGCCCAGTTTGATCCCGCGGGTGGCCGCCTCCAGCCCGGTCTCGGGCGACGGCAGGGGGCCACGACCGCTCCCGGGCAGGGTGAGCGCCAGCGACCCGCCCTCCGCGCCGGGCACCACCTGCCGGAGCGCTTCGACGGAAGCCGCGAACGGGTGTGGACGTGACCGCGCCCGCGACGCCGACGACGTGGGAAGAGCCGGGTCCTCGGCCCAGATGATCAATCGGCCCGGGCGCCCGGCCCCGGCCACCCAGCCGCCGTGAACGACGAGCACTGCCACCCCCTTGAACGATCCGCGAGACCGAACCTATCGGTCCGCCCACTCCACCAACTCGTAGACGACACCGTTGGGGTCGGTCACCAGAAGGAGGCGCTCACCCCATGGCTCCTCACGGATGGGCAGCGTGGGCTCGACCCCCTCGGCCCGCAACCGGGTCTGCTCGGACTCCAGGTCGTCGACCACGAAGGCGACGATCGTGCCGGCGGTGTGCACCTGGCGCAGCGCGGGTGGCAGCACCTCGATGCCGCGGCGTAGGAAGACCAGGTCGACGCCGCCGTCGTCGCGGCCGAGCGAGGCGAAACCGTCCGCCGACATCCGCACGGCGTAGCCGAAATGGTCCGCGAGAAACTTGCTGGAAGCCGGGACGTCGTCGACGGTGAGCGAGATGGCGGACGAGGTGATCTGCATGGCGCCTCCCCGAAGCTGTTACTTGTACGCCGTACACAATACGTCGTACAGGAAAGGAGTGCCACCCGTGGCCGAAATCCGCCGCACCATCGATCTGCTCTGGTTCCCGGACGGCGAGCCGGAGGGCAAGCGACGTGGCCGCCGCCCGGGTCTGACCGTCGCCCGGGTGGTCGGGACCGGGATCGCGCTGGCCGACGCCGAGGGCCTGGACGCGGTGTCGATGCGCCGCGTCGCCCAGGAGCTGGGTGTGGTGCCGATGACCCTCTACACGTACGTCCCGGACAAGAACGCCCTGCTCGACCTGATGCTGGACCGCCTCTACCTGGAGATGCCCCGGGACGGGCACCCGGAACGACCATGGCGGGAGCGCCTGGCCGCGGTCGCCGCGGAGAATCGCCGGCTCTACACCGCCCATCCGTGGGCGGCGACCCTCCCGGCCAGCCGCCCGCCGCTGGGCCCCGGCCTGATGGCGAAGTACGAGCACGAGCTGCGCGCCTTCGACGACTGCGGGCTGGACGACGTGACGCGGGACGCGGCGCTCACCTTTCTGATCGGATTCGTGCAGGCCGCGGCCCGGTCGGAGGCGGACGTGCGGGCTGCGGAGGCGCGGGCCGGCAGCACCGACTTCGAGTGGTGGCAGGAGCGTGGACCGGTCTTCGAGCTGGTCTTC includes these proteins:
- a CDS encoding MFS transporter; the protein is MTTIAVVAVVAGISAVNVFDVFFVRETLGASTTVYGLVAASWTVGMVLGSPLAGRLPARWLTVRTVLGLLAGSCAAVLIGGATVTSAWWLVPFWMVGGVFNGALNVSTSVLIAGRVPPEMHGRAFSRFSAAVQTAGIFGFFVAGPLVGHFDPRVLVAGAGAAGLVAAVACLPLVRSEPPTTPPTTMRDEIGDNVAA
- a CDS encoding ArsR/SmtB family transcription factor translates to MADQDSAVVGGRITDARTMRALAHPARIEIIEHLTMTGAAVTATGCAELVGLSPSATSYHLRELAKYGLVEQAPSRGDGRERLWRSTRQSLLVGSDVDHPDSLAAEQALVDVYQDRDRSRLREWMQRQPGEPREWREASRQLSGAGRGGPAGAHTATGRCRVSPGGQDAAQVA
- a CDS encoding SWIM zinc finger family protein — encoded protein: MPFDRSGQFYEAARPIEVDGGLSVRSKRGKIGEQWWSRKFVDVLEGVCDAGRLARGRAYARKGQVMDFALEPGRVLARVQGSRPRPYEVSIRITAFDEARWADVVDALATRALYRAALLAGEMPHEIVDLFTELGLPLFPDRLDIGCSCPDWGVPCKHGSAVLYVLAEAFDDDPFLVLGWRGRGRDELLDALRGTPEPEETVDPLAVEEEPLDARLADFYSPAISLGRLRERPPRGGLPPELLLRALDPPPIRVRHVPLVDVLRPVYRDLGAAEGEE
- a CDS encoding COG1361 family protein; translated protein: MRLRALFSRLALTTAASGLAVTGLSLPAQAAEEVEVPYVGIFSPETVTVINGQSKTVKFDLYNLSEVAAKNVVLTFGSAAKPISADLGFTAPTGCDATACTIGDLAPGQRRSVKFTLKPAAAAGAADPAKTIALSTTVGEQPSDEMSITVVRTDKGGVDLEVEDIADLKLAHGKSADVPVLVRNTGNKDVAALGLVVMAPYGVTPVLNYRNCEQDTEIGGFVCVFNEPLAGGGAFTLPKNTPLRVKVPSDAAGPFEYPVYVAAIGLTEKYVFDFTKRTAGAAGKELSMEAVSSVSAEEPEVAEDLNEDDNYTFFSVTVPKSTAETAAVGGSFTGEIGEERTAEVGLRNLGPSGTIPPSITSLQYAHIKLPTGIELMKIDERCLPGTSLTEIDDSVTDLAQVTDLVCLVVESVPNKGRYLFSLSAEILDVAEHKAGSVSINGGVQDKKKDNNKAALTVKLTSGGTGGGLPITGAPAGLIAGGGAVLLGAGFIAFRAARRRRIITVAE
- a CDS encoding DEAD/DEAH box helicase; the protein is MLVVHGGWVAGAGRPGRLIIWAEDPALPTSSASRARSRPHPFAASVEALRQVVPGAEGGSLALTLPGSGRGPLPSPETGLEAATRGIKLGPWTVPALSVPGDAAMAVLGELADPDPDGPWLAGPSLRYLTLLAGYACDLAGRGRMLPQLAVEAGMPTARWRPVLTGSDTATFRDFAAGMPPVVRAAGDGQAVGRTVRDALESLLDGAARATLPERFMVGQRPGPKSALPDRWLAALTGADPALPGAADADVRDLRRALDDWMRAANEAHGPIRVSFRLFEPSPEAPPGEDGWFLEFALQSAEDPGLYLPAEDLWEGDRFPGLPRRPDETLLAGLGRAVRLFPLLHVALLEQRPSAMPLTTGEAYDFLRQAAPLLQAAGFGVQLPSWAGRKAVGLKLTTRTRSRSGASSRAVADSGFGLSELVDFRLDLVIGDGAVTAEELAELARLKVPLVRVRGQWVELDARQLKAALKAVGERREGQLTAGELLQQVVDGGDEDLPLVEVDADGDLGDLLSGQAAERLSPLPTPAGFQGALRPYQERGLSWLHFLGRLGLGGILADDMGLGKTAQTLSLLLTDEGSRSLLICPMSLVSNWHKEAGRFAPGLRVHVHHGATRMRGTEFDEAVAGADLVITTYGTALRDLETLRGVTWSRVVCDEAQAIKNSGTRQSQAVRAIPARTRLALTGTPVENHLAELWSIMDFCNPGLLGPAKRFRRRFQEPIESRQDEDATAALKRATGPFVLRRLKTDKTIISDLPEKNEMKVWCSLTPEQATLYQAVVEDMMAEIESSEGIQRRGNVLAAMMKLKQVCNHPAHLLKDGSRLPGRSGKLARLEELADEIIEDGDKALIFTQYAEWGTLLQPYLTAHTDRPVLWLHGGLSKARRDELVERFQTSGEPMLFLLSLKAAGTGLNLTAANHVVHFDRWWNPAVEDQATDRAFRIGQSRDVQVRKFICTGTLEEKIDAMIERKKALASSVVGTGEEWITDLSTDQLRELFSLDPAAVR
- a CDS encoding VOC family protein, with product MQITSSAISLTVDDVPASSKFLADHFGYAVRMSADGFASLGRDDGGVDLVFLRRGIEVLPPALRQVHTAGTIVAFVVDDLESEQTRLRAEGVEPTLPIREEPWGERLLLVTDPNGVVYELVEWADR
- a CDS encoding TetR/AcrR family transcriptional regulator C-terminal domain-containing protein, with translation MAEIRRTIDLLWFPDGEPEGKRRGRRPGLTVARVVGTGIALADAEGLDAVSMRRVAQELGVVPMTLYTYVPDKNALLDLMLDRLYLEMPRDGHPERPWRERLAAVAAENRRLYTAHPWAATLPASRPPLGPGLMAKYEHELRAFDDCGLDDVTRDAALTFLIGFVQAAARSEADVRAAEARAGSTDFEWWQERGPVFELVFDQHRYPTATRVGAAAGSAMGAAYEPGHAYEFGLARVLDGLAALIGTAGPR
- a CDS encoding menaquinone biosynthetic enzyme MqnA/MqnD family protein; the encoded protein is MSDSVRRPRVGHIQFLNCLPIYWGLMRSGALLDVDLHKDTPEKLSADLVAGDLDIGPITLVEYLRHADELLLLPDLAVGSDGPVLSVNLVSTRPPAELDGRPVALGSTSRTGVMLAQMLLSERFGAEPEYFRCPPDLSQMLMEADAGVLIGDPALRAMYEAPAKDLQVIDLAEAWKEWTGLPMVFAVWAVRRDFAVAHPGLVKDVHEAFQRSRDLCLGELDAVAESAARWEPFDAPTLANYFRALDFSLGERQIAGVREFARRAAERGEVPGLPENGPFFADV
- a CDS encoding aldo/keto reductase, with protein sequence MTYRRLGDSGLVVSAIGIGCNNFGRKLDADGTREVVDAAIDAGITLFDTADIYGTPHGMSEAFLGAALKGRRDEVVLATKFGMNMEGLNGRDFGARGSRRYVVRAVEASLRRLETDHIDLYQMHEPDPATPIDETLAALDDLVRSGKVRYLGNSNFSGWQIADADWTARTGSLTRFVSAQNRYSLLNRGVEAEVVPACEQFGLGLLPFFPIESGLLSGKYRRGEQAPAGTRMSQERYRPWLADADWDTIEALTAFGAERGRTLLEVAVAGLLARPAVASVIAGATTPEQVQANAAAGTWDLTAADVAALDALLDS